CTGCGTCATGCCCCCGCACCAGCAGGCGTCGGGCTGCAGGATGGTGTGGGCGCGGCGGTCGAGGATCTCCCGGAAGCCGTGGACGCCGTACTCGTGCTCTCCACCGGCGATCGGGATGGGCGAGCGGCGCACCAGCTCCGCGTAACCGTCGAGGTCGTCGGGCGACAGCGGCTCCTCGATCCACCGGACCTCGTATGGCACGAACGCCTCGGCCAGGCGGAGAGTCTCCTCCACCTCCCAGGCCAGGAACGCGTCGGTGTAGAGCGTCACCTCGGGACCGAGGCGCTGCCGCGCGCGGCGGACGACCTCCACGTTGGCGTCGTGACCCGGCGACGGGCGCGGCATGTGGAGCTTGAGATGCCGGAAGCCGCGCGACCCCTCGTCCGTCACCTCCCACCCGATCGAGGCATAGGCGGGAATGATCGGATGGCGGAGGCCGCCGAGCAGCTCGTAGACGGGCTTCTTCGCCGCCTTGCCCCGGAGGTCCCAGAGAGCGAGATCGACGCCCGACAAGGCCATCACGGCCAGGCCCTTCCGGCCGAACGGCAACGTCGCCCGATACATCCGGTCCCAGAGCCCTTCGACGTCGGCCGGATCGCGACCGACCAGGATCTCCCGGAGGACGGCCTCGACGACGTGGACGCCGGCCCGGCCGCCCCCTCCCACGCCGAGGCCGGAGAGCCCGGCGTCGGTGTCCACGACGACGGCGATCTGCG
This portion of the Candidatus Methylomirabilota bacterium genome encodes:
- a CDS encoding enolase C-terminal domain-like protein, with the translated sequence MKITGVRALIPRGTDEPRDWRTAMAQIAVVVDTDAGLSGLGVGGGGRAGVHVVEAVLREILVGRDPADVEGLWDRMYRATLPFGRKGLAVMALSGVDLALWDLRGKAAKKPVYELLGGLRHPIIPAYASIGWEVTDEGSRGFRHLKLHMPRPSPGHDANVEVVRRARQRLGPEVTLYTDAFLAWEVEETLRLAEAFVPYEVRWIEEPLSPDDLDGYAELVRRSPIPIAGGEHEYGVHGFREILDRRAHTILQPDACWCGGMTQLRKIFVLAAERGVWVVPHRGAEVWGLHAIAALSPQPLAESGRPWITWLRGAPAVERGVIRPTDAPGFGVELDPAACA